A genome region from Methylohalobius crimeensis 10Ki includes the following:
- the rfbA gene encoding glucose-1-phosphate thymidylyltransferase RfbA, with translation MTIKRKGIILAGGAGTRLHPLTHAVSKQLLPVYDKPMIYYPLATLMLAGIREILIITTPHDAPLFQRLLEDGSQWGIRLSYAVQPEPGGLAQAFIIGEDFVGTDPSCLILGDNIFYGHGLTELLASASRRQEGATVFGYWVKDPERYGVAEFDSRGKVVGLEEKPAHPKSRWAVTGIYFYDGEVCELARSLTPSPRGELEITDLNARYLEQDRLHLGKLGRGIAWLDTGTHESLMQASQFIQTIEERQGLKVCCPEEIAYAQEWIDADQLARQAEIFKKNGYGAYLKRVLEQGAVW, from the coding sequence ATGACGATCAAGCGCAAAGGAATCATCCTCGCCGGCGGCGCCGGCACCCGTCTGCATCCCCTCACCCACGCCGTCAGCAAACAGCTGCTGCCGGTCTACGACAAACCGATGATTTACTATCCCCTGGCTACGCTGATGCTGGCGGGGATTCGGGAGATCCTGATCATCACCACCCCCCACGACGCCCCCTTGTTTCAACGGCTGTTGGAAGACGGCAGCCAGTGGGGCATCCGACTTTCCTATGCGGTTCAACCCGAACCCGGCGGGTTGGCCCAGGCGTTCATCATCGGCGAGGATTTCGTCGGCACCGATCCCAGCTGCCTGATTCTGGGGGACAATATTTTCTACGGCCACGGCCTGACCGAGCTTTTGGCCTCCGCCAGCCGACGCCAGGAAGGCGCCACCGTCTTCGGTTATTGGGTCAAGGATCCGGAGCGCTACGGGGTGGCGGAATTCGATTCCCGGGGCAAAGTCGTCGGGCTGGAGGAAAAACCGGCCCATCCCAAGTCCCGCTGGGCGGTGACCGGCATCTATTTCTACGACGGCGAGGTATGCGAGTTGGCCCGATCCCTGACACCCTCGCCGCGGGGGGAATTGGAGATCACCGATCTCAACGCGCGATACCTGGAACAAGACCGGCTCCATCTGGGAAAACTAGGTCGCGGCATCGCCTGGCTCGACACCGGCACCCACGAATCCCTGATGCAGGCGTCCCAGTTCATCCAAACCATCGAGGAACGCCAGGGACTGAAGGTCTGCTGCCCAGAGGAAATCGCCTATGCCCAGGAGTGGATCGACGCCGACCAACTGGCGCGGCAAGCGGAAATATTCAAAAAGAACGGCTACGGAGCTTATCTGAAACGAGTCTTGGAACAAGGAGCGGTGTGGTGA
- the rfbC gene encoding dTDP-4-dehydrorhamnose 3,5-epimerase translates to MKVTETTLPGVRLIEPDVFGDARGFFMESWNRRRYGEAGLKVDFVQDNLSLSRKGILRGLHYQWPQPQGKLVQVLRGAVYDVAVDIRRGSPTFGHWVGYELSVDNHRQLYVPEGFAHGFCVLSDEALFAYKCTDFYQPKTEYSLRWDDPDIGIDWPVAAPVLSDKDSNGYWLKDLPPEALPTCENS, encoded by the coding sequence GTGAAAGTAACGGAAACGACACTGCCGGGAGTACGCCTCATCGAACCGGATGTTTTCGGCGACGCCCGCGGTTTCTTCATGGAATCGTGGAATCGGCGGCGCTATGGGGAGGCCGGCTTGAAGGTGGATTTCGTTCAGGACAATCTGTCCCTGTCCCGCAAGGGCATTCTTCGCGGGCTCCATTATCAGTGGCCACAGCCCCAGGGCAAACTGGTTCAGGTCCTGCGCGGCGCGGTCTACGATGTGGCGGTGGACATCCGCCGAGGCTCCCCCACCTTCGGTCATTGGGTCGGTTACGAACTGTCCGTCGACAACCACCGTCAACTCTACGTCCCGGAAGGCTTCGCCCATGGTTTCTGCGTACTGAGCGACGAAGCCCTGTTCGCCTACAAATGTACCGATTTCTATCAGCCTAAAACCGAGTACAGCCTGCGTTGGGACGATCCGGACATCGGCATCGATTGGCCGGTCGCAGCGCCGGTGCTCTCGGACAAGGACAGCAACGGGTATTGGTTGAAAGACCTGCCTCCCGAGGCTCTGCCGACCTGCGAAAATTCATGA
- the rfbD gene encoding dTDP-4-dehydrorhamnose reductase, which produces MKPILLLGRNGQVAWELRRTLAPLGQVVALDRRSEPALDLSWPDGLADVVRTLKPGLIVNAAAYTAVDRAEQEPELAQRINTVAPGVLAEEAKRIGAGLVHFSTDYVFTGDADRPYHEDDTTGPQGVYGRTKLKGEEAIRACGGNYWILRTAWVYGGRGHNFLLTMLRLMGERSQLGIVDDQIGSPTWSRWIAEASAQMLARTRLNLQESAGIYHLTCDGQTSWYGFACKIRELAVEQGLLPNSAARIDAITSADFPTPAKRPAYSVLDHHRLEDYFGLRLPAWESGLAACLEGMALT; this is translated from the coding sequence ATGAAGCCCATACTACTCCTCGGCCGCAACGGCCAAGTCGCCTGGGAACTGCGCCGTACCTTGGCTCCGCTGGGCCAAGTCGTCGCTTTGGACCGCCGCTCCGAACCGGCGCTGGATCTATCCTGGCCGGATGGCTTGGCGGATGTCGTCCGGACCCTGAAACCCGGACTCATCGTCAACGCCGCCGCCTATACCGCGGTGGATCGAGCCGAACAGGAACCGGAACTGGCCCAACGAATCAACACCGTCGCTCCCGGCGTTCTTGCCGAGGAGGCCAAGCGCATCGGCGCCGGCTTGGTGCACTTCTCCACCGATTACGTGTTTACCGGCGACGCCGATCGTCCCTACCACGAGGACGATACCACCGGCCCCCAAGGGGTCTACGGTCGCACCAAACTGAAGGGAGAAGAGGCCATTCGAGCCTGCGGCGGAAACTACTGGATTTTGCGCACCGCCTGGGTCTACGGCGGCCGCGGACACAATTTCCTGTTGACCATGCTGCGCTTGATGGGCGAGAGAAGCCAGTTGGGCATCGTGGACGACCAGATCGGCAGCCCCACCTGGAGCCGCTGGATCGCCGAAGCCAGCGCTCAAATGCTGGCCCGGACCCGTTTAAATCTCCAGGAATCGGCAGGGATCTATCACTTGACCTGCGACGGTCAAACCTCCTGGTATGGCTTCGCATGTAAAATCCGGGAATTGGCCGTCGAACAGGGCTTATTGCCGAATTCCGCCGCCCGAATCGATGCGATCACCAGCGCCGACTTCCCCACGCCGGCCAAACGGCCCGCCTACTCGGTGCTCGACCATCACCGACTGGAAGATTATTTCGGCCTGAGGCTGCCGGCCTGGGAATCGGGTCTGGCCGCTTGCCTCGAAGGCATGGCCTTAACTTAG